A genomic window from Anaerolineae bacterium includes:
- the tatC gene encoding twin-arginine translocase subunit TatC — MNTGTSALSTFFLALVVLIVVGPKKLPQGLEQLWLAIENFRRQQNNLPPKTLAEARRDWKRSGSPFYALIGGLYQGAEHLEELRRRLMAAAIVMIVTIIGSLFFVEKIFNILKRPAGNIQLIFVRPPEMILTWFKVGLLCGFVLAIPVLVYELMAFIYPAMETPKEKRGFKIFAFFAIPSAFLFFVGGIAFAYFVLLPFALRYLFSFGSQLATPWWTISEYTNFVLTLLFWMGVTFETPLIMLVLAKMGIVDAKQLASKRKYAVVIIAIAAAIITPTPDPFNMALVMGPLLLLFELGILLARLVRNPIRRPAKEPASEPAGQ, encoded by the coding sequence GCTGATCGTCGTCGGACCCAAAAAACTGCCCCAGGGCCTGGAACAGCTCTGGCTGGCCATTGAAAACTTCCGCCGCCAGCAGAATAACCTGCCCCCCAAGACCCTGGCCGAAGCCCGCCGGGACTGGAAGCGCAGTGGCAGTCCCTTCTACGCGCTCATCGGCGGCCTGTACCAGGGTGCCGAGCACCTGGAGGAACTGCGCCGCCGGCTCATGGCCGCCGCCATCGTCATGATCGTCACCATTATCGGGAGCCTCTTCTTCGTCGAGAAAATCTTCAACATCCTCAAGCGGCCGGCCGGCAACATCCAGCTCATCTTCGTGCGGCCGCCGGAAATGATCCTCACCTGGTTCAAGGTCGGCCTGCTGTGCGGCTTTGTGCTGGCCATCCCCGTCCTGGTCTATGAGCTGATGGCCTTCATCTACCCTGCCATGGAAACGCCCAAGGAAAAGCGCGGGTTCAAGATATTCGCCTTCTTCGCCATTCCCAGCGCATTCCTGTTCTTCGTGGGGGGCATCGCCTTCGCATACTTTGTCCTGCTCCCCTTCGCCCTGCGCTACCTGTTCTCCTTCGGCAGTCAGCTCGCCACGCCCTGGTGGACCATCAGCGAATATACCAATTTCGTGCTCACCCTCTTATTCTGGATGGGGGTGACCTTTGAGACCCCGCTCATCATGCTGGTGCTGGCCAAGATGGGCATCGTGGACGCCAAACAGTTGGCTTCCAAGCGCAAGTACGCGGTGGTCATCATCGCTATCGCCGCGGCGATTATCACCCCCACCCCGGACCCCTTTAATATGGCGCTGGTGATGGGGCCGCTGTTACTGCTCTTCGAGCTGGGCATCCTGCTGGCGCGGCTGGTGCGCAACCCCATTCGCCGTCCAGCGAAAGAGCCGGCCAGTGAGCCGGCCGGGCAGTGA
- a CDS encoding GTPase — translation MTKPQQPERARVLIMGAAGRDFHNFNVFFRQNPAYEVVAFTATQIPNIEGRRYPPELAGPLYPQGIPIYPEESLVELIREKHIHLVVFAYSDVSHEYVMHRASAALAAGADFLLLGPASTALKARVPVISVCAVRTGSGKSQTTRRVCDILRAAGKRVVVIRHPMPYGDLVRQTCQRFATYEDLDLHECTIEEREEYEPHLRRGIVVYAGVDYEQILRQAEQEADIIIWDGGNNDLPFYQTDLHIVVADPHRPGHELSYHPGEANLRMANVVVLNKIDTADMAAVNLVREHVRQVNPTATLVEAASPIFVERPEEIAGKRVLVVEDGPTLTHGEMSYGAGYIAALKYGAAEIVDPRPYAVGSILETYRKYPKTGKVLPAMGYGRQQIQELEATINAAPVDLVLIGTPIDLRRLITIRHPSDRVYYELQEIGRPTLDEVLAPFLR, via the coding sequence ATGACGAAACCACAACAGCCAGAGAGGGCACGCGTGCTCATCATGGGAGCCGCCGGCCGGGACTTCCACAACTTCAACGTCTTTTTCCGCCAGAACCCGGCCTATGAGGTCGTGGCCTTCACCGCCACGCAGATCCCGAACATCGAAGGCCGGCGCTATCCCCCCGAACTGGCCGGCCCACTCTATCCCCAGGGCATCCCCATCTACCCGGAAGAGTCGCTGGTGGAGCTGATCCGCGAGAAGCACATCCACCTGGTCGTCTTCGCTTACTCCGACGTCTCGCACGAGTATGTCATGCACCGCGCCTCAGCGGCGCTGGCCGCCGGCGCCGATTTTCTCCTGCTCGGGCCGGCATCCACCGCCCTGAAAGCCCGGGTACCGGTCATCTCCGTCTGCGCGGTGCGCACGGGAAGCGGCAAAAGCCAGACCACCCGCCGCGTGTGCGACATCCTGCGAGCCGCCGGCAAGCGCGTCGTCGTCATCCGCCACCCCATGCCCTACGGAGACCTGGTGCGCCAAACCTGCCAGCGCTTTGCCACATATGAGGATCTGGACCTCCATGAATGCACTATCGAGGAGCGCGAGGAATATGAGCCGCACCTCCGGCGCGGCATCGTGGTGTATGCCGGCGTGGACTATGAACAAATCCTGCGCCAGGCAGAACAGGAGGCGGATATCATCATCTGGGACGGCGGCAACAACGACCTGCCCTTCTATCAGACCGACCTGCACATCGTCGTGGCGGACCCGCACCGCCCCGGCCATGAGCTGAGTTATCACCCCGGCGAGGCCAATCTGCGCATGGCAAACGTGGTGGTGCTCAACAAAATTGACACGGCAGATATGGCCGCCGTCAACCTGGTGCGGGAACACGTGCGCCAGGTCAACCCCACCGCGACGCTGGTCGAAGCCGCATCGCCCATCTTTGTCGAACGGCCGGAGGAGATCGCCGGCAAACGCGTGCTGGTGGTCGAGGATGGCCCCACCCTGACGCACGGCGAGATGTCCTACGGCGCCGGCTATATCGCCGCGCTGAAATACGGCGCCGCAGAAATCGTTGACCCCCGGCCCTATGCTGTCGGCTCCATCTTGGAAACCTACCGCAAGTATCCGAAGACGGGGAAGGTCCTGCCGGCGATGGGCTACGGCCGCCAGCAGATTCAGGAGCTGGAGGCCACCATCAACGCCGCGCCTGTAGACCTGGTGCTCATCGGTACACCCATTGATCTGCGCCGGCTGATCACCATCCGCCATCCCAGCGACCGGGTCTATTACGAACTGCAGGAAATCGGCCGGCCAACCCTGGACGAGGTGCTCGCCCCCTTCCTGCGGTAA
- a CDS encoding S8 family serine peptidase — protein MKGWSLARAIVRRILLAGVCCLALLAVLGMAGSAQPSRQPAVPAPVSQTCSWLARPAEGSTSDIAELAGQAGLNARFIPALNLWELTCAGGTSGEDVPALRRLAESGAFEWLIPNRRVVIAAEPNDPGYTAQWNMRIIQAPAAWDITTGSRQAVIAILDTGISLSHPDLQANLWQNGDEIAGNGIDDDGNGYVDDRWGWNFVANSPNPDDDHWHGTHVAGIAGAVGNNALGVAGTTWQVQLMAVKFLDRNGQGSFLGMLQAMRYAADNGARILNLSVSVDGDLTAEERRLLDEAVNYVKDRGAVMMAASGNAGASTPAYPARHPDIMAIGASTSSDERWWLSNYGPGLDLLAPGAGIYSTSRTSSGPTYSTASGTSMAAPHVSGAAALLWAVNPGLTPAEVMSTLRLSADDLNYASYPGPDVYCGWGRLNLRRAVQAAVHGAILQAYAGAGSVQALGDPITITATLVDLLGAPAPEGTAISFSTDLGTILPAEAQTAGGTALAQFIPGELAGPAHITVQAGALTEQITVTVQPGPPAELQLALEHEVITAGTPSVPLTVTVQDAAGNPVQDGTAVLISAQRGSVAPALAYTYRGMVRSTYQPPTAAGPDQITAQVSSDISQTRMVNIVPGPPAQLRWSFELAFLRAGEAHIPFAVQVLDAFDNPAPDGLEVAFASSQGEVQPAVVLTQGGTAAAALTGTLSRGEVCLQAQVDTLAGGLCRPVIERMRIFPLLFRRHAPLGN, from the coding sequence ATGAAGGGATGGTCTCTCGCTCGGGCCATCGTACGGCGGATTCTACTGGCCGGCGTTTGCTGTCTGGCACTGCTGGCGGTCCTGGGAATGGCCGGCAGTGCCCAGCCCTCGCGCCAACCCGCTGTCCCGGCGCCCGTCTCGCAGACCTGTAGCTGGCTGGCCCGTCCGGCAGAGGGAAGCACCAGTGATATCGCCGAGCTGGCCGGCCAGGCCGGCCTGAACGCCCGTTTTATCCCGGCGCTGAACCTGTGGGAATTGACCTGTGCCGGCGGGACCAGCGGCGAGGATGTACCCGCCCTGCGCCGGCTGGCCGAAAGCGGCGCCTTCGAATGGCTCATCCCCAACCGGCGCGTAGTCATCGCCGCCGAACCGAACGACCCCGGCTATACTGCGCAGTGGAACATGCGCATCATCCAGGCGCCGGCGGCCTGGGACATCACCACCGGCTCCCGCCAAGCGGTCATCGCCATCCTCGACACCGGCATCAGCCTATCTCATCCCGATTTGCAGGCCAATCTGTGGCAAAATGGGGATGAAATCGCCGGCAACGGCATAGACGACGATGGCAACGGCTATGTAGATGACCGTTGGGGATGGAACTTCGTCGCCAACTCCCCCAACCCGGATGACGACCACTGGCACGGCACGCACGTGGCCGGCATCGCCGGCGCGGTGGGCAACAACGCCCTCGGGGTCGCCGGCACCACCTGGCAGGTTCAGCTCATGGCGGTGAAATTCCTGGACCGCAACGGACAGGGCTCGTTCCTGGGCATGCTCCAGGCGATGCGGTACGCGGCGGATAACGGCGCGCGGATCCTGAACCTGAGCGTCTCGGTCGACGGGGATTTGACAGCGGAGGAGCGCCGGCTCCTGGATGAGGCAGTAAATTATGTCAAGGATCGGGGCGCGGTCATGATGGCGGCCAGCGGCAACGCCGGCGCCAGCACGCCGGCCTATCCCGCACGCCATCCCGACATTATGGCGATCGGTGCCAGCACCTCATCGGATGAGCGCTGGTGGCTGTCCAATTACGGGCCGGGGCTGGACCTGCTGGCGCCAGGCGCCGGCATTTACAGCACCTCGCGCACCTCCTCCGGCCCCACCTACAGCACCGCCAGCGGCACTTCCATGGCCGCGCCGCATGTCAGCGGCGCCGCGGCCCTGCTCTGGGCGGTGAACCCCGGGCTCACACCGGCAGAGGTCATGAGCACCTTGCGCTTGAGCGCCGATGATCTGAATTACGCCAGTTACCCCGGCCCCGATGTGTATTGCGGTTGGGGCCGGCTCAACCTGCGGCGCGCTGTCCAGGCGGCTGTGCACGGCGCCATCCTGCAGGCATATGCCGGCGCGGGGTCCGTCCAGGCCCTGGGAGATCCCATCACCATCACCGCTACCCTGGTGGACCTGCTCGGCGCGCCGGCGCCGGAGGGCACCGCTATATCGTTCTCCACAGACCTTGGGACGATCTTGCCGGCAGAGGCACAAACCGCCGGCGGCACGGCATTGGCGCAGTTCATCCCCGGGGAGCTGGCTGGCCCCGCTCATATCACCGTGCAGGCCGGCGCGCTGACCGAACAGATCACGGTCACCGTTCAGCCCGGCCCGCCGGCGGAGCTCCAGCTTGCGCTGGAGCACGAAGTCATTACCGCCGGCACGCCATCGGTGCCCCTGACGGTGACGGTGCAGGACGCCGCCGGCAATCCCGTCCAGGACGGCACGGCGGTGCTGATATCCGCCCAGCGGGGCAGTGTCGCGCCGGCGCTGGCGTATACGTACCGCGGTATGGTGCGCAGTACCTATCAGCCCCCTACCGCCGCCGGCCCCGACCAGATCACCGCCCAGGTCTCCTCCGACATCAGTCAGACCCGGATGGTCAACATCGTACCAGGCCCGCCGGCGCAACTGCGCTGGTCGTTCGAGCTGGCCTTCCTGCGCGCCGGCGAGGCCCATATCCCCTTCGCCGTGCAGGTGCTGGATGCCTTCGACAACCCTGCCCCCGACGGCCTGGAGGTCGCTTTCGCCAGCTCGCAGGGGGAGGTCCAGCCGGCGGTCGTCCTCACGCAGGGAGGAACTGCCGCCGCCGCACTGACCGGGACGCTGTCACGCGGCGAGGTCTGCCTGCAGGCGCAGGTCGACACCCTGGCCGGCGGGCTTTGCCGGCCAGTGATCGAGCGCATGAGGATATTCCCGCTTCTTTTCCGCCGGCACGCGCCGCTCGGGAATTAA